CTGAATATTGAAGGCTTCGTAGCAGTCTTCATCCAGCCGCTCCGGATCCGTCGGCACGTAGGGGAAGCGCGGCACCTGGCGATGGAAGTCAGTCAAGGTGTGGGGTGTGTAGGAAAAGGTCCGGAACATATCCTGGCTGGCTTTGGAAAAAACGCGAGCATCATTAAAAGTGCCATTTCGTAGCCTGTCTTGCACAATACGATGTACGTCAACATCGGCAAATGTGATGCTGTCCGACATAAAGCGTTCACCTTCTGCCAGCAGATCGCCCAGTTCATAGATCAGAGACTGACCATCCCAAGCGAGGTCTGTGGTGGATTCTCCGGGGCCCGCAGCACTGTATGCATAGGCGCACATCAAACGCTCTGAAGTAGCTGCGCAAAGCCGTTTTCTGGAGCGGGATTTCCCTATTACGACTGGTGATGCGGATAGATTTACAATTATTGTCGCCCCGTTCAGAGCTAGACGGGTTGAAGGCGTAACAGGTGACCAAACGTCCTCACAAATTTCCACACCAAAGCTGAAAGCTTCAAAACCATAGGCCCTGAAAACGGGTACGTTGGAGTCAACAAAGATTGCATACCCCCTTCCTTTGGAATCCTTCAGCATAGGAGTCTCGCCCATTAACTGGGAGCCGGACGCAAAGTACCGCTTTTCATAATATTCACGATAATTTGGAAGGTATGTTTTGGGCGCTATGCCTATGCAATGGCCGCGATGTACAACGGCTGCGCAATTATAAACGGCACCGTTGATGATAAGCGGAACGCCTACCACAAGCACCGATCTTATGTTCTCCGTCTCGACAATAAGGGTTTCGAGGGCATCTTCGCAGCTTTTAAGCAAGAGCTCCTGCGTAAACAAATCATCGATGGCGTAAGCTGAAAGCGATAATTCCGGAAAAACAACCAGATCGGCGCCGGCGTCATCCGCGCGTTTGGCCAGAGATAGATGTTCCGCCAGATTAGCCTGCGGATCGGCGATATGCACCCTCGGTGTTACACAGGCGATACGAACGAAGCCGTGAGAAGCCGGCGAAAAGAAGTTTTGCATTTTTTCGGTCATTTTGGCCAACCCGGATTCAATATTTGTTATTAATGACAGATGATAACGAATTATATAAGAAGAATATCCGGATTTTGCCCGCAAATTTGGTCAATTTGGCCAACGTAATAATTGAATCGATTATTTTAGTTGTATTTGAAACCATTTGACTTTTTTGCGCCCTCTCCCATTTTTTCAAAGCCATGCCCCGTCCCCTCTGATAAGGGAGCGCCATCATGACCGTGACCTTTTCAGATATCGAAGCCGCTGCCGAACGCATAAAGGGCCATGTCGTGCGCACGCCGTGCGCCTTTTCCCAGCGCCTCAGCGCCGCCACGAAGACGAAGCTCTGGCTGAAGGCGGAAAACCAGCAATATACCTCGGCCTTCAAGGAACGCGGCGCGCTCAACAAGCTGCTGCAACTAAGCGCGGATGAACGCCATCGCGGTGTCTTCGCCGCCTCCGCCGGCAATCACGCGCAAGGGGTGGCCTGGCACGCCCAGCGCCTCGGCATCCCCGCCACCATAGTCATGCCGATCGGCACGCCCTTCGTGAAGGTGGAAAAGACGCGCGGCTATGGTGCCGAGGTGGTGATCGAAGGCCACAGCTATGATGAGGCCTCGGTCATCGCGCAGAAACTGTGCGCTGAAAAAGGCGGCGTGTATGTCCATCCGTTCAATGACGAACAGGTTCTGACCGGCCAGGGCACCCTGGTCATGGAAATGCTGGAAGACGTGCCGGAACTGGATGTCATTCTGGTGCCGATCGGTGGCGGCGGTCTGATCGCTGGTGCCGCCATCGCCGCCAAGGCAATGAAGCCGTGGATCAAGATCATCGGCGTCGAAGCCGCCATGTTCCCCTCCTTCACCGCCCGCCGGCGGGGGATGCCAATCCCGATGGGCGGCGCCACGATTGCCGAGGGTATCGCGGTGAAGGAGGTGGGAAACATCAGCTTCACCCTCGCCAATCCGCTGGTCGACGACGTGCTGATCATCGATGAGGCCGATTTCGAGCACGCCATCGCGGCGCTCGCTAATATCGAAAAGACCGTCACCGAAGGCGCCGGCGCCGCCGGCCTGGCTGCCGTGATGCGCTACCCGGAGCGCTTCGAGGGCCTGAATGTCGGCCTGATCCTCTGCGGCGGCAATATCGACCTGCGCCTTCTGGCCTCGGTGCTCCAGCGCGAACTGGTCCGCGAAAAACGCCTTGTCACCTATCGAATCTTAGGCGACGATCGCCCCGGCATGTTATCGCGCATGGCCGATGTCATCTCGCAAAAAGGCGGGAATATCGTCGATGTGGCGCATAACCGCCTGGTGCTCGATGTCCCCGCCAAGGGGGCGGAGTTCGACATCATGGTGGAGACGCAAGGCCCGCGTCATGCCTTTGAAATTTCAGAAGCCCTCAGGAGCACCGGATATGCGCTACGGATGGACTAAAAAAGCCACCATTTTCGCTCTCGCTTTCATTCTTACCGCATGTGGACAAGCCATGGACAAGACAAACGCCCAAACCGTTTCCGAACAGAACTTGCAAAAAGGTCAGGAATTTCTGACCCAGACCGCCAAGGTGCCGGGCGTTTCAGTGCTCCCCTCCGGCGTGATGTATAAGATCATCTCGCGCTCGCCCAATCCCGGCGCACAGCCGACTGTGGCCGATAACGTCACCATCAATTACGAAGGCAAGCTGCTGGATGGTTCGGTTTTTGATTCCTCGTATCAACGGAATGAGCCGGCCAATTTCCCGCTCGGTCGCCTGATCCCGGCGTGGCAGCAGGTCATTCCGCTGATGCATGTCGGCGACGAGATCGTCCTCTACACGCCGCCAACCTCAGCCTATGGCGAGCGCGACCTGGGCGAAATCCCGCCCAATTCGACCCTGATCTTCCGCGTGCAACTGCTGGGGATCAACCAGTAATGCGCCTCGTCTCCATCGCTGCCCTGGCTGGCATCCTTGCCTTGACGGCGTGCGGTCCGTCGCAGGATACTGCGGCCCAGCTTGAAGCCATGCAGGCGTCGGCCGATGCCGCCGCGGCGCAGAACCTGAAGGACGGCGAGGCCTATCTGGCCGATATCGCCAAGCAACCGGGCATCATCAAGCTGCCTTCGGGCGTGATGTACAAGATCGTTTCGCGCAGCCCTAATCCCGGCCCGCAGCCGACAATCAACGACACGGTTAAGATCAATTACGAAGGCAAGCTGCTCAATGGCCATGTCTTCGACTCGTCCTATGCCCGCAATCAGCCGGCCGATTTCCCGCTCTCCCGCCTGGTGCCGGCCTGGCAGGAGGTTATCCCGCTGCTGCATGTCGGCGACGAAGTGACGCTCTATACACCACCCAGCCAAGGCTATGGCGAGCGCGACATGGGCGAGATCCCGCCCAATTCGACCCTGATCTTCCGCATTCAGTTGCTGGGTGTGCAGGGGAAGTAAATGGATTTTCTGCCGGACGTACCTGTCGAATATGTCAGCGCCCGGCTGGAAGCGGCGGGCGGCAATGAGATCGCCAGCGGCAAACTGGCCAGTCCCGAAAGTTCCGCCGCTCTGGCTGTCAACTGCTTTGGCTGGTTCCATGGCCGCCCGGCGCAACGGCCACCTTTTGGCGAACTGCAAGCCGGCTTTCCCGCTCTGGAAGTCGATATCGAATATTGCGCACGCTTCCCGTGGTCTGGGGGTCGTCATCCCTGGCTCGACGCGGCCGTTGTGACGAAAACGCATCTGATTGGCATCGAATCCAAGCGGTTTGAACCCTTCCGCGACAAGAAGGTGGTGTCTCTTTCTGATGCCTATGATCGACCCGTCTGGGGGGATGAGATGGCACCATTTGAAACCATGCGGGATGATCTGCGCAGCGGAAGCCAGCGCTTTGATTATCTGGACGCGGCCCAGTTGGTTAAACACGCATTCGGGCTGGTCACGGATGGGCGTCGAAAGGGTCTGAAGCCCGCCCTTGTCTATCTTTTTCGCCGAGCCAGCGCAGCGCGATGGCAAGATGATCGAAGCTGCGGCTCACGTCCAGCACAGATCAGAAATCGCCAGATTTGCCAAAGCTGTTGATGGCGCGGCCGTGGCATTCCACGCTTTGAGTTATCGTGATTGGTTGATATCATGGCCACTGGCTGACGGTGACCTTATAACTCATCAAAAGGCCATCCTGTCGGCATTTCAACCTTAAGCCCATACCTGTCCTGTTATGGGTGCAGGGTGCAAGCACCCTGCGTCTTACCCTTTAATACGCTTGATCAACGCCGTGGTGCTCGGATCATGCGCGGCGATTTCACTGCCGGTGATGTCCTTCAGCACATTGACACCGAGGGTCTTGCCGAGTTCAACGCCCCACTGATCGAAGCTGTTCAGCCCCATGACGATGCCTTCAACAAAGGTCTTGTGCTCGTACATGGCCAGCAGGGCGCCCAGCGTTTCCGGCGTCAGTTCGTTGAGCAACACCGTGGTTGACGGCTTGTTGCCGGGGCAGACCTTTTGCGGCGCGATCTGGGCGGTCTTGGCGTCATCAAAGCCAAGCTTGCGGCATTCGGCTTCCGAAGTTTCCAGCGACTTGCCGACCATGAAGGCCTCGCCTTGCGCGATGACGTTAGACAGCAGCTTCTGCTGCATGTCGGTCGACGCCTCGGCATTATGCTGCGCAGCAATCAGCTCCAGCGGCACGATGTCTTCCGACTGGTGCAACATCTGGAAGAAGGCGTGCTGGGCGTTGGTGCCTTCATCGCCGAAGACCACCGGGCAGGTCTGCGTATCGAGCAGTTCACCGGTCGGCGAGGTGCGTTTGCCGTTCGATTCCATCTCCAGTTGCTGCAGGAAGGCGGCGAGGCGGCGCAGACGGTGAACATAGGGGATGACGGCGCGAGACGGGCGGCCGAGGCCAATGCGGTTATAGAGTTGGGCGGCGGCCAGCAGGACGGGGGCATTCTTTTCCAGCGGCGCGGTCAGGAAGTGCTGGTCCATCTCATGCGCGCCCTTGAGCAGGCGCTCATAGACGTCGTATCCGGC
This sequence is a window from Asticcacaulis sp.. Protein-coding genes within it:
- a CDS encoding NAD(+) synthase, which produces MTEKMQNFFSPASHGFVRIACVTPRVHIADPQANLAEHLSLAKRADDAGADLVVFPELSLSAYAIDDLFTQELLLKSCEDALETLIVETENIRSVLVVGVPLIINGAVYNCAAVVHRGHCIGIAPKTYLPNYREYYEKRYFASGSQLMGETPMLKDSKGRGYAIFVDSNVPVFRAYGFEAFSFGVEICEDVWSPVTPSTRLALNGATIIVNLSASPVVIGKSRSRKRLCAATSERLMCAYAYSAAGPGESTTDLAWDGQSLIYELGDLLAEGERFMSDSITFADVDVHRIVQDRLRNGTFNDARVFSKASQDMFRTFSYTPHTLTDFHRQVPRFPYVPTDPERLDEDCYEAFNIQVHGLMQRLATSHTQNVVIGISGGLDSTHALIVACKAFDRLGLPRANIHGYTMPGFGTSTGSRNDAMKLMKALGISAEVLDIRPAAKRMLMDIGHPFSRGERVYDVNFENVQAGLRTDFLFRLAGEKKGFVVGTGDLSELALGWCTYGVGDHMSHYNVNCGAPKTLIQHLIRWAAKKEFDAKTGRILQSVLEREISPELVPIEAGVIQKTEDKVGPYELQDFNLYYITRYGLKPSKVAFLAWQAWKDKYTLPEIRKWLELFLFRFFTISQFKRSAVPNGPKLISGGALSPRGDWRAPSDGNAKIWLDELKANVPDM
- a CDS encoding threonine ammonia-lyase; the encoded protein is MTVTFSDIEAAAERIKGHVVRTPCAFSQRLSAATKTKLWLKAENQQYTSAFKERGALNKLLQLSADERHRGVFAASAGNHAQGVAWHAQRLGIPATIVMPIGTPFVKVEKTRGYGAEVVIEGHSYDEASVIAQKLCAEKGGVYVHPFNDEQVLTGQGTLVMEMLEDVPELDVILVPIGGGGLIAGAAIAAKAMKPWIKIIGVEAAMFPSFTARRRGMPIPMGGATIAEGIAVKEVGNISFTLANPLVDDVLIIDEADFEHAIAALANIEKTVTEGAGAAGLAAVMRYPERFEGLNVGLILCGGNIDLRLLASVLQRELVREKRLVTYRILGDDRPGMLSRMADVISQKGGNIVDVAHNRLVLDVPAKGAEFDIMVETQGPRHAFEISEALRSTGYALRMD
- a CDS encoding FKBP-type peptidyl-prolyl cis-trans isomerase, whose amino-acid sequence is MDKTNAQTVSEQNLQKGQEFLTQTAKVPGVSVLPSGVMYKIISRSPNPGAQPTVADNVTINYEGKLLDGSVFDSSYQRNEPANFPLGRLIPAWQQVIPLMHVGDEIVLYTPPTSAYGERDLGEIPPNSTLIFRVQLLGINQ
- a CDS encoding FKBP-type peptidyl-prolyl cis-trans isomerase — encoded protein: MRLVSIAALAGILALTACGPSQDTAAQLEAMQASADAAAAQNLKDGEAYLADIAKQPGIIKLPSGVMYKIVSRSPNPGPQPTINDTVKINYEGKLLNGHVFDSSYARNQPADFPLSRLVPAWQEVIPLLHVGDEVTLYTPPSQGYGERDMGEIPPNSTLIFRIQLLGVQGK